One genomic segment of Streptomyces sp. RerS4 includes these proteins:
- a CDS encoding transglycosylase domain-containing protein translates to MGKKRSGGGLTGPQQAAKFLGVSVLSGVVLAGIAIPGAGALGLAAKGTVEGFDEIPANLKTPPLSQRTTILDAEGGLIATVYSRDRQVVPLTAISPYMQKAIVAIEDSRFYEHGAVDLKGILRAVNRNAQEGGAAQGASTLTQQYVKNVFVEEAGDDETKVREAQEKSLGRKIRELKYSIQVEEELGKKKILENYLNITYFGQQSYGIESAAQRYFSKPAKDLTLEESALLAGVVQSPSRFDPVNDATEATKRRNIVLQRMADIKEISQAEADAAKAKPIQLKVTRPKNGCITAVKGAGFFCDYVRATFLSDPVFGKTREERAKIWNQGGLTVRTTLDPQSQDAANASIKDHVNEDDSIATAVTMVQPGTGRVLAMGQSKPYGFGKNETQINYSVDKRMGGSNFGFQVGSTFKPFIAAAAIEQGMSPTKVYSAPNKMEYPSPVPRCDGSKWQNQPSGGKLQTAENETEDEIGPYALKTAMEKSINTYFVQMISEIGLCPVTEMTQKLGVVPASGVKLPEEPSIALGSAELSPLTMANAYATFANRGVYCTPIALESITDAHGKALAVPKTKCDRAMSQDTADTINTLLRGVVDSGTGERAGLSDRDNAGKTGTTDSRYNAWFVGYTPNLSGAVWVGSGGAKKITMENITIGGQYYPKVFGGGLPGPIWKDAVSGALSGREAPSFTSVSIPEPSVPSGGGNGGNGNNGGNNGGGRINPNPTPHKPGKPTKPGGDSKPGDSRPGGTTTGTTTGTTTGATGGATTGATGGATGGTPTDPFPGLPGGAVAGRGDE, encoded by the coding sequence ATGGGAAAGAAGCGCTCGGGCGGCGGGCTCACGGGGCCACAGCAGGCCGCCAAGTTCCTCGGGGTGTCCGTTCTCTCCGGAGTCGTACTCGCCGGCATCGCGATCCCGGGCGCAGGCGCGCTGGGACTCGCGGCCAAGGGGACCGTCGAGGGTTTCGACGAGATCCCGGCCAACCTCAAGACTCCTCCGTTGAGCCAGCGCACCACGATCCTGGACGCGGAGGGTGGCCTGATCGCCACCGTCTACTCACGGGACCGCCAGGTGGTCCCGCTGACGGCGATCTCGCCGTACATGCAGAAGGCCATCGTCGCGATCGAGGACTCCCGGTTCTACGAGCACGGCGCGGTCGACCTCAAGGGCATCCTGCGCGCGGTGAACCGCAACGCGCAGGAGGGCGGCGCGGCCCAGGGCGCGTCCACCCTCACGCAGCAGTACGTGAAGAACGTCTTCGTCGAGGAAGCCGGCGATGACGAGACCAAGGTGCGCGAGGCCCAGGAGAAGAGCCTCGGGCGCAAGATCCGCGAGCTGAAGTACTCGATCCAGGTCGAGGAGGAGCTCGGGAAGAAGAAGATCCTCGAAAACTACCTGAACATCACCTACTTCGGTCAGCAGTCGTACGGGATCGAGTCCGCGGCCCAGCGCTACTTCAGCAAGCCGGCCAAGGACCTGACGCTGGAGGAGTCGGCGCTGCTGGCCGGCGTCGTGCAGTCGCCGAGCCGCTTCGACCCGGTGAACGACGCGACCGAGGCGACGAAGCGCCGCAACATCGTGCTGCAGCGCATGGCCGACATCAAGGAGATCTCGCAGGCCGAGGCGGACGCGGCGAAGGCGAAGCCGATCCAGCTGAAGGTGACGCGCCCGAAGAACGGCTGCATCACCGCGGTCAAGGGCGCGGGCTTCTTCTGCGACTACGTCCGCGCGACCTTCCTCTCCGACCCGGTCTTCGGCAAGACCCGCGAGGAGCGGGCGAAGATCTGGAACCAGGGCGGTCTGACGGTCCGTACGACCCTGGACCCGCAGTCGCAGGACGCCGCCAACGCCTCGATCAAGGACCACGTGAACGAGGACGACTCGATCGCGACGGCGGTGACCATGGTCCAGCCGGGCACGGGACGGGTCCTGGCGATGGGGCAGTCGAAGCCGTACGGCTTCGGGAAGAACGAGACGCAGATCAACTACTCCGTGGACAAGCGGATGGGCGGCTCCAACTTCGGCTTCCAGGTGGGCTCCACGTTCAAGCCGTTCATCGCGGCGGCGGCCATCGAGCAGGGCATGTCGCCGACCAAGGTGTATTCGGCGCCGAACAAGATGGAGTACCCGAGCCCGGTCCCGCGGTGCGACGGTTCGAAGTGGCAGAACCAGCCGTCGGGCGGCAAGCTCCAGACGGCCGAGAACGAGACCGAGGACGAGATCGGTCCGTACGCGCTGAAGACGGCGATGGAGAAGTCCATCAACACGTACTTCGTGCAGATGATCTCGGAGATCGGCCTCTGCCCGGTCACGGAGATGACGCAGAAGCTCGGCGTCGTCCCGGCCAGCGGTGTGAAGCTGCCGGAGGAGCCGTCGATCGCGCTCGGCTCCGCCGAGCTCTCCCCGCTGACGATGGCCAACGCCTACGCCACCTTCGCCAACCGGGGCGTGTACTGCACCCCGATCGCCCTGGAGTCGATCACCGACGCCCACGGCAAGGCGCTCGCGGTGCCGAAGACGAAGTGCGACCGCGCGATGTCCCAGGACACGGCCGACACCATCAACACCCTGCTGCGCGGGGTGGTCGACTCCGGTACCGGTGAGCGGGCCGGCCTGTCCGACCGCGACAACGCGGGCAAGACCGGTACCACCGACAGCCGCTACAACGCCTGGTTCGTCGGCTACACGCCGAACCTGTCCGGCGCGGTGTGGGTCGGCTCCGGCGGCGCGAAGAAGATCACGATGGAGAACATCACCATCGGCGGGCAGTACTACCCGAAGGTCTTCGGTGGTGGCCTGCCCGGCCCGATCTGGAAGGACGCCGTCTCGGGCGCGCTGTCCGGCCGCGAGGCCCCGTCCTTCACCTCGGTCAGCATTCCGGAGCCCTCGGTTCCGAGTGGTGGCGGCAACGGCGGCAACGGCAACAACGGCGGGAACAACGGCGGCGGCCGGATCAACCCCAACCCGACCCCGCACAAACCCGGAAAGCCCACCAAGCCGGGCGGCGACAGCAAGCCCGGCGACAGCCGGCCGGGCGGCACGACGACCGGAACGACGACCGGAACGACGACCGGAGCCACGGGCGGGGCCACCACCGGCGCGACGGGCGGCGCGACGGGCGGGACCCCGACCGACCCGTTCCCCGGCCTGCCGGGTGGCGCGGTCGCCGGCCGCGGCGACGAGTAG
- a CDS encoding GatB/YqeY domain-containing protein — protein sequence MTTLKAKLQDDLTTAIKARDELGSSTLRLTLAAITKEEVAGKEARVLSDEEVLKVIAKEAKKRREAAEAFAQGGRPEQAARETAEGEFLDAYLPKQLSDDELTAIVAQAVEEAKAAGAEGPRAMGAVMKIVNPKVAGLAEGGRVAAAVKKQLS from the coding sequence ATGACCACGCTCAAGGCCAAGCTCCAGGACGACCTCACCACCGCCATCAAGGCGCGCGACGAACTCGGCTCCTCCACGCTGCGACTGACCCTCGCCGCCATCACCAAGGAGGAGGTCGCGGGCAAGGAGGCACGCGTCCTGTCCGACGAGGAAGTCCTCAAGGTGATCGCCAAGGAGGCGAAGAAGCGCCGGGAGGCCGCCGAGGCCTTCGCCCAGGGTGGCCGCCCCGAGCAGGCCGCGCGGGAGACCGCGGAGGGCGAGTTCCTCGACGCCTACCTCCCCAAGCAGCTCAGCGACGACGAGCTCACCGCGATCGTCGCGCAGGCGGTCGAGGAGGCCAAGGCGGCGGGTGCCGAGGGGCCGCGCGCCATGGGCGCCGTCATGAAGATCGTGAACCCGAAGGTGGCGGGCCTGGCCGAGGGCGGCCGCGTCGCAGCCGCCGTCAAGAAGCAGCTCTCCTAG
- a CDS encoding metallophosphoesterase translates to MRARYGVPLKVTASIAAVGAAGVAYAAGFEARSFRLRRITVPVLPAGARPLRVLQVSDIHMVGGQRKKRAWLQSLAGLRPDFVVNTGDNLSDTDGVPELLDALGPLMEFPGVYVFGSNDYYGPRLRNPGRYLIEKAQGRHGLNGNKPVVGAVHNPWEGMRDAFDAAGWLDLTNTRARMKLNGMELAFTGLDDPHIKRDRYERVAGGPEADADFSMAVVHAPYLRVLEAFTADRYPLILAGHTHGGQLCVPFYGALVTNCDLDTKRVKGLSTYEAQGHRSYLHVSAGCGTNRFTPVRFACPPEATLLTLTPKA, encoded by the coding sequence ATGCGCGCGCGTTACGGAGTACCCCTGAAGGTGACCGCCTCGATCGCGGCCGTGGGGGCCGCCGGAGTGGCCTATGCCGCCGGCTTCGAGGCACGGTCGTTCCGGCTGCGCCGGATCACGGTGCCCGTCCTCCCGGCGGGGGCGCGACCGCTGCGGGTGCTCCAGGTGTCGGACATCCACATGGTCGGCGGGCAGCGCAAGAAGCGGGCCTGGCTCCAGTCGCTGGCGGGCCTGCGTCCCGACTTCGTCGTGAACACCGGCGACAACCTCTCCGACACGGACGGCGTTCCGGAACTCCTGGACGCGCTGGGTCCGCTGATGGAGTTCCCCGGCGTGTACGTCTTCGGGTCCAACGACTACTACGGGCCCCGACTGCGCAATCCCGGGCGCTACCTGATCGAGAAGGCGCAGGGCCGGCACGGGCTCAACGGCAACAAGCCCGTCGTCGGCGCGGTGCACAACCCGTGGGAGGGCATGCGCGACGCCTTCGACGCCGCCGGCTGGCTGGACCTCACCAACACGCGGGCCCGAATGAAGCTGAACGGCATGGAGCTGGCGTTCACCGGCCTGGACGACCCGCACATCAAGCGGGACCGCTACGAGCGGGTCGCGGGCGGCCCGGAGGCGGACGCGGACTTCTCGATGGCCGTCGTACACGCGCCGTACCTGCGCGTACTGGAGGCCTTCACCGCCGACCGGTACCCGCTGATCCTCGCCGGGCACACGCACGGCGGGCAGCTGTGCGTCCCCTTCTACGGGGCGCTGGTCACCAACTGCGACCTGGACACGAAGCGGGTGAAGGGGCTGTCGACGTACGAGGCCCAGGGGCACCGCTCCTACCTGCACGTCTCGGCCGGCTGCGGCACCAACCGCTTCACCCCGGTCCGCTTCGCCTGCCCGCCGGAGGCCACGCTCCTCACGTTGACCCCGAAGGCGTGA
- a CDS encoding HNH endonuclease signature motif containing protein gives MTTTTDDADATSERAGRPCAICDTVMESWRPRSQKYCSDPCREAAAKKQRTERPKDAPKIRRPKPTLTPGTPPVPDPARTRQVPGDPYWGPILAAADRATGGEPCRVCAEPIASKTPWSYRDRHVCSHRCNETLKRRTATRIRRGEIDLYSIPDVGTRAAADEEQRAHYGQERQPRVFGTRDADADFPYEFYGLGPIPGDVVERHGSATTYATAASLGADRLVDLVRSNSEDDAEPILAIHEQTGALLAYTGRTLWWTSVPGQEDPLVQQQSFEGDEGRRWVWQNEIIRDVDEDGKTYDWEAWVCVAEPTPTLWTPAYCARSEKQRRSTRARNSYQARMRGYGVLDATAAHVDPVDVYERDQWVCRLCHESIDPAVEWPDPWSATLDHIKPVSLAGEHSAENLQAAHWVCNIRKGDAWGPGDAQPSAGEGRA, from the coding sequence TTGACCACCACCACCGACGACGCCGACGCCACCTCGGAGCGAGCGGGACGCCCCTGCGCGATCTGCGACACGGTGATGGAGTCCTGGCGCCCGCGCAGCCAGAAGTACTGCTCTGATCCCTGTCGCGAGGCCGCTGCCAAGAAGCAGCGGACGGAGCGCCCGAAGGACGCCCCGAAGATACGTCGCCCCAAGCCGACGCTCACACCGGGGACCCCGCCCGTGCCCGACCCGGCCAGGACCCGCCAGGTGCCCGGCGATCCGTACTGGGGCCCCATCCTCGCTGCCGCCGACCGTGCGACCGGCGGTGAGCCGTGCCGGGTCTGCGCCGAGCCCATCGCCTCGAAGACCCCGTGGTCGTACCGGGACCGACACGTGTGTTCCCACCGGTGCAACGAGACACTCAAGCGCCGCACAGCGACCAGGATCCGACGTGGCGAGATCGATCTCTACTCCATCCCGGACGTGGGCACCCGTGCCGCCGCGGATGAGGAACAGCGCGCCCACTACGGCCAGGAGCGTCAGCCGCGCGTCTTCGGCACCCGAGACGCCGACGCCGACTTTCCCTACGAGTTTTACGGGCTGGGCCCGATCCCGGGAGACGTCGTCGAGCGGCACGGCTCGGCCACGACGTACGCCACCGCTGCCTCCCTGGGCGCAGACCGGCTTGTGGACCTGGTGCGGTCCAATTCCGAAGACGACGCGGAGCCGATCCTCGCGATCCACGAGCAGACCGGAGCGCTCCTCGCCTACACGGGCCGCACCCTGTGGTGGACCAGCGTGCCGGGCCAGGAAGATCCCCTCGTGCAGCAGCAGTCGTTCGAGGGCGATGAAGGGCGACGTTGGGTATGGCAGAACGAGATCATCCGCGACGTGGACGAGGACGGTAAGACCTACGACTGGGAAGCCTGGGTCTGCGTTGCCGAGCCCACTCCGACTCTCTGGACGCCCGCGTACTGCGCCCGCTCCGAAAAGCAGCGGCGCTCCACCCGAGCTCGCAACAGCTACCAAGCCCGCATGCGCGGTTACGGCGTCCTCGACGCTACCGCCGCCCACGTGGATCCAGTCGACGTCTACGAGCGCGACCAGTGGGTCTGCCGGCTGTGCCACGAGTCGATCGACCCAGCCGTCGAATGGCCCGACCCGTGGTCGGCGACCCTCGACCACATCAAGCCGGTCTCGCTGGCCGGCGAGCACTCGGCCGAGAACCTCCAGGCCGCCCACTGGGTCTGCAACATCCGCAAGGGAGACGCCTGGGGGCCCGGGGACGCCCAGCCCTCCGCCGGAGAGGGCCGGGCCTGA
- a CDS encoding helix-turn-helix transcriptional regulator translates to MHTKATRQASIAIRVPDQRAEPADMDAHIAGTCDCAPLRGAVNDPRGIGTLTGRERQVLTLLGHGMSNRLIARRLGIVERTAKAHVASIVEKLGVSSRLEAALMAHLHHTLICAETIVPRNTTPRANVRTPAHGC, encoded by the coding sequence TTGCATACCAAGGCGACCCGTCAGGCGTCCATCGCCATCCGCGTGCCTGACCAGCGCGCGGAGCCGGCGGACATGGACGCGCACATTGCGGGCACCTGCGACTGCGCGCCGCTGCGCGGCGCCGTCAACGATCCACGGGGGATCGGAACACTGACCGGGCGTGAGCGGCAGGTGCTGACCCTGCTCGGCCACGGGATGTCCAACCGGCTCATCGCCCGGCGGCTCGGCATCGTCGAGCGGACCGCGAAGGCACATGTGGCCAGCATCGTGGAGAAGCTCGGCGTCAGTTCACGGCTCGAAGCCGCGCTGATGGCCCATCTGCACCACACGCTCATCTGCGCGGAGACCATTGTCCCAAGGAACACCACACCAAGGGCCAATGTCCGTACACCAGCGCACGGTTGTTGA
- a CDS encoding LxmA leader domain family RiPP — protein sequence MQKIENVDIMELVGGFEAYADAAELNFEASADAPAITPTLTTIAYTKVSVAATAASYKWSC from the coding sequence ATGCAGAAGATCGAGAACGTCGACATCATGGAGCTCGTCGGTGGCTTCGAGGCCTACGCCGACGCCGCCGAGCTGAACTTCGAGGCGTCGGCCGACGCCCCGGCGATCACGCCGACCCTCACCACCATCGCCTACACCAAGGTGAGCGTCGCCGCCACCGCCGCTTCCTACAAGTGGTCCTGCTGA
- a CDS encoding LLM class flavin-dependent oxidoreductase, with amino-acid sequence MSRSVSVLLPIVPTRAEHAAPFAAFVQWRGARALWQGQQLLNEQHQVFAQLSGMGLRVPFGICVSLMPSRHPVQAAIEARTLAAASGHPVTAGFGPGARAFQEGVLGEPYKSPLTACREYLDIVRGVLDGDDVDQRGTYFSYTGSIPRSPAPPVEVGLGVLRPGMARIAGQTADVAITWLTPPTYVRDVIVPALREGAEAAGRPVPRVVSVVPMAAAADGRDTLAALGAGSCDHFAAPHYQDMLTRAGVRVDGEDPTATTKSLLAAGGALIGDPAELAAGIAAYHAAGTDEVVLNNVGVATLEGPRAVLRDLEALFNGNGW; translated from the coding sequence ATGAGCCGCAGCGTCTCTGTTCTCCTGCCCATCGTTCCGACCCGCGCGGAGCATGCGGCGCCGTTCGCCGCGTTCGTGCAGTGGCGAGGAGCACGGGCACTGTGGCAAGGGCAGCAACTCCTCAACGAACAACACCAGGTCTTCGCGCAGTTGAGCGGAATGGGCCTGCGCGTCCCGTTCGGGATCTGTGTCTCGCTGATGCCGTCGCGTCATCCCGTCCAGGCGGCCATCGAGGCCCGTACGCTCGCCGCGGCTTCCGGTCACCCGGTCACCGCCGGATTCGGTCCCGGAGCACGCGCCTTCCAGGAAGGGGTACTCGGCGAGCCGTACAAGAGCCCGCTGACAGCCTGCCGCGAATATCTGGACATCGTCCGCGGAGTGCTCGACGGTGACGACGTCGACCAGCGCGGCACCTACTTCTCCTACACCGGTTCCATCCCACGCTCGCCCGCGCCGCCCGTCGAGGTGGGACTCGGGGTGCTGCGCCCCGGCATGGCCCGGATCGCCGGGCAGACCGCCGACGTGGCGATCACCTGGCTCACCCCGCCGACGTACGTGCGTGACGTCATCGTCCCCGCGCTACGCGAAGGCGCCGAGGCCGCCGGCCGGCCCGTGCCGCGCGTCGTGTCCGTCGTCCCCATGGCCGCCGCGGCCGACGGCAGGGACACCCTGGCCGCCCTCGGAGCCGGCAGCTGCGACCACTTCGCCGCGCCGCACTATCAGGACATGCTGACCCGCGCCGGCGTGCGGGTCGACGGGGAGGACCCGACGGCCACCACCAAGAGCCTGCTCGCCGCGGGGGGAGCCCTCATCGGCGACCCCGCGGAACTGGCCGCGGGCATCGCCGCGTACCACGCGGCGGGTACCGACGAGGTGGTCCTCAACAACGTCGGCGTCGCCACGCTGGAGGGACCGCGGGCCGTACTGCGGGACCTGGAGGCGCTGTTCAACGGGAACGGCTGGTAG
- a CDS encoding flavoprotein — MTEHTLDTAPVARTEPAGLPFTRLLFIATGSVSAAELPSWISWLRATHPALEIQTVLTRSAQRFVTREALNLLTGRRTLVDAWPEEPVLRAPHVDLTAWAEAVLVYPSTFSYTARLALGLADSPSLLTAQCTAAPVAVAPALPPGGVQSHAYRRHVEALEQRPNCVVVPPVPALSLTTGRTDSWAAAPLPDVLDGLAALHRRITEEPTP, encoded by the coding sequence GTGACCGAGCACACCCTGGACACCGCTCCCGTCGCACGCACCGAGCCCGCCGGGCTCCCTTTCACCCGGCTCCTCTTCATCGCCACCGGCTCCGTCTCCGCCGCCGAACTGCCCTCCTGGATCTCGTGGCTGCGCGCCACACACCCGGCTCTGGAGATCCAGACCGTCCTCACCCGCAGCGCGCAGCGGTTCGTCACGCGCGAGGCCCTCAACCTGCTCACGGGACGCCGCACCCTGGTGGACGCCTGGCCGGAGGAGCCCGTGCTGCGCGCCCCGCACGTCGACCTGACCGCCTGGGCCGAGGCCGTCCTCGTCTACCCCTCGACGTTCTCGTACACCGCCCGCCTCGCGCTCGGCCTCGCCGACAGCCCCTCGCTGCTCACCGCACAGTGCACGGCGGCGCCCGTCGCCGTCGCGCCCGCGCTGCCGCCCGGCGGCGTCCAGAGCCATGCCTACCGCCGCCACGTCGAGGCCCTGGAGCAGCGCCCCAACTGCGTCGTCGTCCCACCGGTGCCCGCGCTCAGCCTGACCACGGGGCGCACCGACAGCTGGGCCGCGGCCCCGCTCCCCGACGTACTCGACGGCCTCGCCGCGCTGCACCGCCGCATCACCGAGGAGCCGACGCCATGA